A region from the Bradyrhizobium erythrophlei genome encodes:
- a CDS encoding DEAD/DEAH box helicase: MATPVPQPRTGSRDMRSNILRQDDLVDFFSRSAWSKGGVYQAQGRVLALEVSDDLTEMHASVRGTERKPYLVDISLSYRDGELDDMASDCTCFIGSSCKHVAATLLEVLHGKGTLTDAAPASKQGTLPGFARPEPPPVLAPELNDWLEKIGSSIRGNDYPADVRQRLLYRVQPHAREDRMPHLAVSLLSVKLRKDGTLSDHVSRSNPGTNMDRAPAFYRDADLEIVSGLSRIYQPYGHDDLYLIGSAGLLRQIVDTGRAYWRDHRSSPLQWGGIREGRIEWRQASKAGMASSLVVDGAAALGAEPPVYVDETSGTVGTVETGLPPRLAHRMLSAPLIPRAQVAEVARRLGQKLPAVHHGVLPAQPVAATPIDEDPTPVLRLKLAQPEVSGYYYYTHDKLKPMPVAHLSFRYGPVEIELSERATKVEVFYAGKVFAVSRRRAREKEALGRLSDLGFVAAISAHPFLDARHRHDLTFPEPYDWLDFLKLDAGDLRAQGFEIHVDDEFPYRLAESASAFDAEFESSGIDWFELGVGIEIDGERRDLTSILAALVSTPGFTPDQIRSLAESGDHFYLPLADGRHLSLAADRFLPLVLALHTLNLSGVFAGESGKIRLSRADVVPLLGLEGRDFAFKGADNLRRMAGLLRTQGLADITLPQAFKAELRPYQARGVAWLDLLRESGLGGVLADDMGLGKTIQTLALLALENERGNLTSPALVVAPTSLMSNWLNEAQKFAPELKVLVLHGAGRKQTFAAIAEHDVVLTTYPLIARDHEVLLSREWHIAVLDEAQTIKNPNAATTRWLRDIKAKHRFCLTGTPMENHLGELWSIMSFANPGFLGEKAAFARQWRTPIEKRADKSRAAALAQRVKPFLLRRTKAEVATELPPKTEIVERIILEGSQRDLYDSVRLSMSAKVRAAIRERGLGKSHIVVLEALLRMRQACCHPALLKLDDGVERPAAKLDRLMEMADELLSEGRKIIIFSQFTSMIALMRVKFDAANVRYSLLTGETKDRKRAIDDFQNGVSDVFLISLKAGGVGLNLTAADTVIVFDPWWNPAVEEQAIDRAHRIGQDKSVFVYRLVAAETIEEKMDELKARKRALADSLFDRDGGIGSALTEEDVKALFDV, encoded by the coding sequence ATGGCGACGCCTGTTCCGCAGCCGCGCACTGGATCGCGTGACATGCGGTCGAACATCCTGAGACAGGACGATCTTGTCGATTTCTTCAGCCGTTCGGCCTGGAGCAAGGGCGGCGTCTATCAGGCCCAGGGACGCGTTTTGGCGCTGGAGGTCAGCGACGACCTCACGGAGATGCATGCCAGCGTCCGCGGAACGGAGCGGAAACCCTATTTGGTCGATATTTCCCTGAGCTACCGGGACGGCGAACTCGACGATATGGCCAGCGACTGCACGTGTTTCATCGGTTCCAGTTGCAAGCATGTCGCGGCGACCCTGCTCGAAGTCCTGCACGGGAAGGGAACGCTGACCGACGCGGCGCCCGCGTCGAAGCAGGGTACGCTTCCAGGTTTCGCCCGGCCTGAACCGCCGCCGGTGTTGGCGCCCGAACTAAACGACTGGCTGGAAAAGATCGGCAGTTCGATACGCGGCAACGACTACCCGGCGGATGTGCGCCAAAGGCTGCTCTATCGCGTACAACCTCATGCGCGGGAAGACCGGATGCCGCATCTGGCCGTGTCGCTGTTGTCGGTCAAGCTGCGCAAGGACGGTACGCTTTCCGACCATGTATCGCGTTCGAATCCAGGCACCAATATGGATCGGGCCCCGGCCTTCTACCGCGACGCGGACCTGGAGATCGTCAGTGGGCTGTCGCGGATATACCAGCCCTACGGACATGATGACCTCTACCTCATTGGTTCGGCCGGGCTGTTGCGTCAAATTGTGGATACCGGGCGCGCCTATTGGCGCGACCATAGGAGTTCGCCGTTGCAATGGGGCGGGATACGCGAAGGCCGCATCGAATGGCGTCAGGCCAGCAAGGCCGGCATGGCTTCATCCCTGGTCGTCGACGGCGCGGCCGCGCTGGGCGCCGAGCCGCCGGTCTATGTCGATGAAACATCCGGCACGGTCGGCACCGTCGAAACCGGTTTGCCGCCGCGTCTGGCGCACCGGATGCTGTCAGCCCCGCTGATTCCTCGCGCGCAGGTCGCGGAAGTGGCGCGTCGCCTCGGTCAGAAATTGCCGGCCGTCCATCATGGCGTCCTGCCGGCGCAGCCGGTCGCCGCGACGCCGATTGACGAGGATCCGACGCCGGTGCTCCGCCTGAAGCTGGCGCAGCCCGAGGTGAGCGGTTACTACTATTACACTCACGACAAACTCAAGCCGATGCCGGTCGCGCATCTCAGCTTTCGTTACGGCCCGGTGGAAATCGAGCTTTCCGAACGGGCCACCAAGGTCGAGGTATTCTACGCCGGAAAGGTCTTTGCGGTCTCCCGGCGGCGCGCGAGGGAAAAGGAAGCGCTCGGCCGCTTGTCCGATCTGGGCTTCGTCGCGGCGATATCGGCTCATCCATTTCTCGACGCCCGTCATCGCCATGATCTGACATTTCCGGAACCGTACGACTGGCTGGATTTTCTCAAGCTGGATGCCGGAGATTTGCGGGCACAAGGCTTCGAGATTCATGTCGACGATGAATTTCCGTACCGCTTGGCAGAGTCTGCGAGTGCATTTGATGCGGAATTCGAGAGCAGCGGGATCGATTGGTTCGAGCTGGGGGTCGGCATCGAGATCGACGGCGAGCGGCGCGACCTGACATCGATTTTGGCCGCCCTGGTCTCGACCCCAGGCTTCACCCCGGACCAGATCAGGTCTTTGGCCGAAAGCGGCGATCATTTTTATTTGCCGCTGGCTGATGGCCGGCATCTGTCACTGGCGGCGGATCGCTTCCTTCCGCTGGTGCTGGCGTTGCACACTTTGAATTTGAGCGGAGTTTTCGCCGGCGAGAGCGGCAAGATCAGGCTCTCGCGCGCGGATGTCGTGCCGCTTCTCGGCCTGGAAGGTCGGGACTTCGCTTTTAAAGGCGCCGACAATCTTCGCCGGATGGCTGGTTTGCTCCGCACCCAGGGGTTGGCCGACATCACTCTGCCACAGGCCTTCAAGGCCGAACTGCGGCCCTATCAGGCGCGCGGGGTGGCCTGGCTCGATCTGCTGCGTGAGAGCGGCCTGGGCGGTGTCCTGGCCGACGACATGGGTCTCGGCAAGACTATACAGACGCTGGCCTTGCTGGCGCTGGAAAATGAGCGGGGCAATCTGACAAGTCCGGCGCTCGTCGTGGCTCCCACCAGCCTGATGTCGAACTGGCTCAACGAGGCGCAGAAGTTTGCGCCCGAATTGAAGGTTCTCGTGCTTCATGGTGCCGGCCGCAAGCAGACCTTCGCGGCCATTGCCGAGCATGATGTGGTGCTGACCACTTATCCCTTGATCGCGCGCGATCACGAGGTTCTGCTGTCCCGCGAATGGCACATCGCCGTCCTCGACGAAGCGCAGACCATCAAGAATCCGAATGCCGCCACGACCCGCTGGCTGCGCGATATCAAGGCGAAACACCGCTTCTGCCTGACCGGGACTCCCATGGAAAATCATCTGGGGGAACTCTGGTCGATCATGAGTTTCGCCAATCCGGGTTTTCTCGGCGAAAAGGCCGCGTTCGCCCGCCAGTGGCGTACGCCAATCGAAAAGCGCGCCGACAAGAGCCGCGCGGCGGCACTGGCCCAGCGGGTCAAGCCGTTCCTGCTTCGCCGGACCAAGGCCGAGGTGGCGACCGAGCTGCCGCCCAAGACCGAGATCGTCGAGCGCATCATCCTGGAAGGCAGCCAGCGCGACCTCTACGATTCCGTTCGCCTGTCGATGTCGGCCAAGGTACGCGCGGCCATCAGGGAGCGCGGCCTCGGAAAGAGCCACATCGTGGTGCTCGAAGCCTTGTTGAGGATGCGGCAGGCGTGTTGCCATCCCGCGCTGCTGAAACTCGATGACGGGGTCGAGCGCCCGGCGGCCAAGCTCGACCGGCTGATGGAAATGGCGGACGAACTCCTGAGCGAGGGCCGCAAGATCATCATCTTCTCGCAATTCACGTCCATGATTGCGCTGATGCGCGTCAAGTTCGATGCAGCGAACGTCCGCTACAGCCTGCTGACCGGAGAAACCAAGGACCGCAAGCGCGCCATCGACGACTTCCAGAATGGCGTGAGCGACGTTTTCCTGATCAGCCTGAAGGCGGGGGGAGTGGGTCTCAACCTGACGGCGGCCGACACCGTGATTGTTTTCGATCCCTGGTGGAATCCGGCTGTCGAAGAGCAGGCGATCGACCGCGCGCACCGTATCGGGCAGGACAAGTCGGTGTTTGTCTACCGGCTGGTAGCTGCGGAGACCATCGAGGAGAAGATGGACGAACTCAAGGCCAGAAAGCGGGCGCTGGCCGACAGTCTGTTCGATCGCGACGGAGGCATCGGCTCGGCTCTCACGGAGGAAGACGTAAAGGCATTGTTCGACGTCTGA
- a CDS encoding MAPEG family protein, producing MTLELKLLVWSMALALVQMLIALLAAIAQVGILPLVGNREKLPAFDGWAGRAQRAHRNMLESLTIFAALVLVALVAGKSNVVTALGAQLFFWSRLAYAPVYVIGIPWLRTGLWGVSFAGLLQILSQLL from the coding sequence ATGACGCTCGAACTTAAGCTGCTGGTCTGGTCGATGGCGCTGGCTTTGGTTCAAATGCTCATCGCCCTCCTGGCCGCAATTGCGCAGGTTGGGATTTTGCCGCTCGTCGGCAACCGCGAAAAACTGCCGGCTTTTGACGGATGGGCAGGTCGCGCGCAGCGAGCGCACCGCAATATGCTGGAAAGCCTGACCATCTTCGCGGCACTCGTTCTGGTGGCACTGGTTGCGGGAAAGTCCAATGTCGTGACGGCGCTCGGTGCCCAATTGTTCTTCTGGAGCCGCCTGGCCTACGCGCCGGTTTACGTCATCGGGATTCCGTGGCTTCGCACCGGCTTGTGGGGCGTTTCGTTCGCAGGGTTATTGCAAATCCTCTCGCAACTTCTGTAG
- a CDS encoding LysR family transcriptional regulator, producing the protein MKRNFTVRRGALDGVEAFLSVAHHRNFRKAAAELGVTASAMSQTIRTLEARVGAALFIRTTRSVGLTEAGQRFLERTAAAFDELVAAGEAARELGQRPTGLLRLAAPRGVVPLILEPVIASFCQAHPEIELEIAASDEMVDLAAGRFDAGIRLGQFIAPDMVVVPLTRPFPFVVVGSPGYLANHGRPARLEELRHHACLRLRRSNGAIAPWSFIDGNKEIEAIVSGPLIAHDYPTLLGAAMQGVGLALVPGPLTKAPIADGRLQALLTRFAVTTPGVFLYHPGKRQVLPKLRAFIEHIKNRSTGARGDRTTARRQR; encoded by the coding sequence ATGAAGCGAAACTTCACAGTCAGGCGGGGCGCGCTCGACGGCGTAGAGGCGTTCCTCAGCGTTGCCCATCACCGTAATTTCCGCAAAGCGGCGGCGGAACTTGGCGTGACCGCATCGGCCATGAGCCAGACGATACGCACACTTGAGGCGCGCGTCGGCGCAGCGCTCTTCATCCGCACAACCCGCAGCGTCGGCCTGACCGAGGCCGGCCAACGCTTCCTCGAACGCACCGCAGCCGCCTTTGACGAGCTTGTCGCCGCCGGCGAGGCTGCGCGCGAACTGGGGCAACGTCCCACCGGCCTGTTGCGCCTTGCCGCTCCACGCGGGGTCGTTCCGTTGATTCTGGAGCCGGTGATCGCCTCGTTCTGCCAGGCCCACCCCGAAATCGAACTGGAGATCGCCGCAAGCGACGAGATGGTCGATCTCGCCGCGGGCCGTTTCGACGCCGGTATCAGGCTCGGCCAGTTCATAGCGCCTGATATGGTCGTGGTGCCGTTGACGCGGCCGTTCCCGTTCGTGGTCGTTGGCAGCCCCGGTTATCTCGCGAACCACGGCCGCCCGGCGCGGCTCGAAGAATTGCGCCACCACGCCTGCTTGCGATTGCGCCGCTCGAACGGCGCCATTGCGCCCTGGTCCTTCATCGACGGCAACAAGGAGATCGAGGCGATCGTCTCGGGGCCGCTGATCGCGCATGACTATCCGACCCTGCTCGGGGCGGCGATGCAAGGCGTCGGGCTGGCGCTGGTGCCTGGGCCGCTCACCAAAGCGCCGATTGCCGACGGCCGGTTGCAAGCGCTCCTGACGCGCTTCGCCGTCACGACACCCGGGGTTTTTCTCTACCACCCGGGCAAACGCCAGGTCTTGCCGAAACTGCGCGCATTCATCGAGCACATCAAAAACCGGAGCACCGGCGCTCGGGGTGACCGAACAACTGCGCGGAGGCAGCGCTAG
- a CDS encoding ketopantoate reductase family protein — protein MARNILILGASYGSLLATKLLMAGHNVTLVCRTKTAELINRDGTEVRIKLRDEAMHRAIFSRDLPGKLDAVVPGDVDISRYDLVGLAMQEPQYTNHTIRVLMIKIAEAKLPCLSIMNMPPLPYLKRIPALADMDLEEAYTNAQIWERFKPGLVTLCSPDPQAFRPPEEAANVLHVGLPTNFKAAAFEDEKHNQLLRELEADIDTVKLDGHDVPVKLKVFDSLFVPLAKWSMLLTGNYRCITLHEPRPIRDAVHSDLTLSQSIYDHVDTIARRLGADPADQVPFAKYAKAAESLLKPSSAARAVAGGAPFIERVDLLVKLISQQLGMPNAEIDRTVEIVDQKLNEKIVAGGSGAV, from the coding sequence ATGGCGCGCAACATCCTGATCCTCGGAGCCTCGTATGGCTCATTGCTGGCGACCAAGCTGCTGATGGCAGGTCACAACGTGACCCTGGTTTGCCGGACGAAGACCGCAGAACTGATCAACCGCGACGGCACCGAAGTTCGCATCAAGCTGCGGGACGAGGCGATGCACCGGGCGATTTTCTCGCGCGATCTGCCCGGGAAACTGGACGCGGTTGTGCCCGGCGACGTCGACATTTCCCGTTATGACCTGGTTGGTCTTGCCATGCAGGAGCCGCAATACACCAACCACACGATCCGGGTGCTGATGATCAAGATCGCCGAGGCCAAGCTGCCGTGTCTTTCGATCATGAACATGCCGCCTTTGCCCTATCTCAAGCGCATCCCGGCGCTGGCGGACATGGACCTCGAGGAGGCCTACACCAATGCCCAGATCTGGGAGCGGTTCAAGCCGGGACTGGTGACGCTGTGCTCGCCCGATCCGCAGGCCTTCCGTCCGCCGGAAGAAGCGGCGAATGTGCTTCATGTCGGCCTGCCGACCAACTTCAAGGCGGCGGCCTTCGAAGACGAGAAACACAACCAGTTGCTGCGGGAGCTGGAAGCCGACATCGATACGGTGAAGCTCGACGGCCATGACGTTCCGGTGAAGCTGAAGGTATTCGATTCGCTGTTCGTGCCGCTGGCAAAATGGTCGATGCTGCTGACCGGGAATTACCGCTGCATCACGCTGCACGAGCCGCGGCCGATCCGCGACGCCGTGCACAGTGATCTCACGCTCTCGCAGTCGATCTATGACCATGTCGACACCATCGCCCGGCGCCTGGGCGCTGATCCTGCGGACCAGGTGCCCTTCGCAAAATACGCCAAGGCGGCGGAAAGCCTCCTAAAACCCTCCTCGGCGGCCCGCGCGGTCGCCGGCGGCGCGCCCTTCATCGAGCGGGTCGACCTCCTGGTAAAACTGATCTCGCAGCAGCTCGGCATGCCCAACGCCGAGATCGATCGCACGGTCGAAATCGTCGATCAGAAACTGAACGAGAAGATCGTGGCGGGAGGCTCCGGGGCGGTGTGA